Part of the Orcinus orca chromosome 5, mOrcOrc1.1, whole genome shotgun sequence genome, TAAGTATgaataataagtatttattattataatatattaggTTTTGGAACTATGAATGGTGATATCACTGTGGCATTCAGGACTATTAATGTAATTTGTGTGCTGGAAAAGCCCAGCCACTCTGGCCTCCCTGGGCTCGGGATCCTAGTTccttcatttattaaacattccCTGGGCAGTTACTTGtgacagccactctgcagcaaaCTGCAGGTGTAGAGATAAACAGGAACCAGCCCTCCACGTGGAGCAGAAGAGAAAATTCCCCAGACATCAGTAACTCACGCAGGTGTAGCAAACGCAATGGGCgttagagagagaaaggagtagTGGTAGCTCGGAAGGAGATGTCACTTGTGGCTGAGAGGAGGTGGACCTTggggaggaggtgacatctgatcTGGATTCTTAAGAGTGGGTCATTTGGAAATGGGCAGCGCATTCCAGGTAGAGGTTTCGGTATTAGCAACATAACTCCAGGTGAGAGTGAGGAATAATGGTTTGGTTTGCCTAGAATGTAGGGATGAATAAGGAGTCCAAGATTACAGAGGGAGCAAGATTCGGAGTCGACAGGGGGATGCACGGAGGGATTCCAAGCTAGGAATGAGGGGGCAATGGCTGAGGATGGTTCATTTGGCTGGGAGTTGGAACCCTCAGCTGTAGGGAGAGGATGTGGGAGCAAGGATACTGGCAGCTCTGAGGGTCTGTGAATTAGCCGTTCTGGGAGCCTAGGGCTTCATGGAGCCATCTCAGTGTGGCAGGGCTATGGATGAAAAATGCAACTTTAGGGGGAAATGGTCCAAACTGAATTGGGAGACTGTTGGACTGTAGGGACAGCCCGTGCTTATGTTTCAGACCGCCAATAGCATCCTCGGGAGTAGTTTGTGAAAAAGTGCTCTTAGTATTCGTGTAACACAGGTGGCCCCAGGGACACAAGCAGCAGTTAATCAGCCTGTCCCTATCTGTGCAGGGGGGCCGTTATTTCTTCTGATGCATCCCCCAGGGACCAACAAGGAGCTATAAACAAGGAAGCTTGTTTTGGCATGAAACAGGAAGTTTCTTGTACAAAGATTACAGACACTCTTTATTGTAAACTAGTCAAACAATTCTGTGCAGATGAACCGTTAAAATGAAGTACTTTTACCTTAAAGGTGACACACAAAGATTTCAGCAGAGGACTTAAAGATGTATCTTTAATTCGTTCTGTATTATCCTGTTCATGAAGCACTACATAACACACTTGCACTTGAATGGAATGGGTAGATGTCCATGTAAATTACCCAAGCAGACAGTTTTTAGCCACTTCCCTAAGGTATGATGAGTCTGGGAACCTTCTAAACGCTTCTAGAAGCTTCTCATCTTGACATCTCCCCTGCAGAAGAGCAGGGGTTCCCCAAGGCTCCACTTCCTATTACTCACAGGTTCCACATATGAATGTTTAAAAACTTCCTGTGTTGTCTTATGAAATATACATTCTGTATGCTTTTGCAGCTTCTCTATCTAATGAATAtttgagaagggagaaaagatgAAATATCGTTTAGTAGCAATTCCTTTGGCTAGTGATGTTAATCATTGGAGTAAGGAAGGAGCATGCAGTCTGGAACAAGCAGACAGACCTGGGATTGAATTCTAGTTCTGTCAGTTACTACCtgtgtgacttttattttttttttatttttttatttttcgcggtacgcgggcctctcactgttgtggcctctcccgttgtggagcacaggctctggacgcgcaggctcagcggccatggctcacgggcccagccgctccgcggcatgtgggatcttcccggaccagggcacgaacccgtgtcccctgcatcggcaggcggactctcaaccactgcgccaccagggaagccctgacttttaGTTCTGATACTTAATtcatctgagtctcagtttcctcgtctctAAAAAGGTGATTGTAATCATCAGCTCACAACTGTTGTCCAGTCTCACAGCGTGCAAGAAGGGCTGCAGAAAGGTCAGCAAGGGAGGAGGTATAGTGCACACGGGGACAAGCATTTAAGGATGAGGAGCCTGACCTTGGATGCAGGCTAGTCTGAGTCCAGATGTGCATTCTGCCCTTTCCCACTGTGTAACTTTGGATGAGTCCCTGAACTGCTGTGAACGTCAGGTTCCTCATatttaaaatgggggaaataattaTATCTACTTTGTGCTGTTGATTTGAGGATTGCACAGTTTCTGGGAAATAGAATGAGATGAACACTAGAGGTGAAAGGGAccttggaaggcctcctcacctTACCAGCGTCTCCCCCCCGCCCCATGGAAATCTTATTTTTATCAACTGTGACTGTGTTTAAACATTCCCAGTGACAGAGACTGATATCTGTACAAGGTGCTCCATTCCATTGTTGGATCACTTTCAATAAAAGAGAAATTCTCCCTGTATACAGCTAAAAGTTGCCTCATTGTAACTTCCCCATATTGGTCTTCTTCTATGCTCTGCGGAGGGGGGGGGGGAAtacattgatctttttttttttcatgaaagatttttattttgagctaattatagattcacatgcagttgtaagaaataatacagagagatcccttGTACCTTTGCCGGGTTttccccagtggtaacatcttgcaacaCCACACTGCAGTATCACAAACAGGCTATTGACATGGACCACATGGAGAGGCAGAGCATTCCACCACCTCTAGCATCTTTCATATGTTGCCTttttatagccacacccacttccttaacccctggcaaccattattagttctctgtttctataattAGGTCATGTCAAAATGTTGTACAGATGGAATCATATATATAACATGTCATgtcactggcttttttcactcagcacagtTCTCTAGAGATTCATCCTTGGTTGTGTTGTTGCATTTATtaatagtttgttcttttttactcCTTAGGAGTAGTGTTCCATGGTATGGGTGTACCACAAATTGTTTACTGTTCACCCATGGAAGGTcatctgggttgtttctggtTTTGGCCTATTATGCTATAAACAttcgtgtacaggtttttgtgcaaATATGTCTTTAATGTCTTCagtctctgggataaatgcctaggagtgcaattgctggaccATATTTTAGTTACAAGGtaagtttttaaaggaatttccAGACTACTTTGAGTGACTGCAACATTTTATATTATCAACAGCGGTGAATGAGTGATCCAGTgactccacattcttgccagcatttTCTCTGGTCacaattttttaatttagctACTGTGATAGGTATGTAGTGCTATCATGGCTTTAATCTAAATATCCCTAATAGCCAGTGATGTTTAACATGGCTTGACATCTGCGGCTCTTCTTTGATGAAAGGTGTCATTGTGTCCTTTGCTCAAGTTCTAATTGTATTCTTTGCTTCTTAATTGTTAAGtcttgagagttctttgtatgtttctgATATTGGTCCTTTCTTGGATATgtagttttcaaaaattttctcctgctctgtagcttgtctttttgtcCTTTTAATAGGGTCTTTTGTGctgcaaaagttttgaattttgaggACATCCAAtttgtcagtttttccttttacgAATAATACTtctggtgtcaagtctaagaactcttcgTTTACCCTAAATCCTGAGGATTTTCTCCTATGTATTTTTCCCtctatgttttataattttatattttacatttaagtcccaAAGTGACAGAACTAGCATGGAGAAGACCTGAAACAAGAGCTCATGTCTCTCACACCTAGGGTAGTTATTTTTCCCTCCGCATTTTATAATACAAGTGTTTCAGGGAGTATTTTAAAAAGGTTGGCATTTGCTAATATCACTTttttagctgtaaaatgggataataacatAATAAACTCAAAtcatgatagatttttaaaaaatgaattagggTTAATTGAAtagtgcacttgaaaaaaaacgTTACACTACAAAGTACTTTCTGTTCAAATGGTGGTTATTATTGTAAGCTTGGCTAGGTCTCTGAATGCTAACAGGCAGCTGTGTGTGCTTGCTGATTCCTTTTCACGGGAAATGTGTTTGTTTATATCATAGTATagtatctatttttccttttagtgcCCATGTGGCCAAATTGTGAACTGCCATATTAATAAGACTCAAACATATTTGAGAGGGTGGTTAGACTTAATAGTTTCCATAAAGTtgttttaatagttatttttcaaCAGATGGACAGTTTGCATTTGGCCTCATTTCTGTGACAGTATGATGATTGAAGTTTTCAACAGATGGCATACAAATACTTGGGAAAACACCCTCCCAATATTAATTGTTGTAAAAAAGACTTTTAGTGTGCCAGGAAAATGATAGTCTGTATCCCCAAGCTCTTTGCCTAtgctattataattataatttagatGATTTGGAAGTTTCCCTTTCTGGCACTTGGgtttattttgtaaatgagtATATGTATCTACATTAGAGTGAGAGATGCAGAGGAATACTCTGTTGTCAATTAGATATCCAACATGGTTATAACATGAAATCTCCTTTTTATTATCAATGAATGTACATAACTTCCTCTTACTGAATCATTCTACTTGGATGCTGTACATAGAAAATGTAATGTTCCATAAAAATCAACCATCAGAGACTTATATGTTCTTTCTGAAAAGTActgacttaaaaggaaaaaaattcaccaAACTGTGAATTTTCAGACATACCCATCAATATGATGAACTTCCCAACCTTCCAAGTTGTCCCACCTTGCACTGTTTTGGGAATCAGAAATGAGGAATCAGACAGTAAGTGGGGCAGTTGGGGAGTGGTGGAAATCTGTGAGAGTGTTTGTGGTTGTCACAATGACAAAGGCTGTTTACTGATATTTAGTGGGTTTGTTATCGAACCTGGATTTGGGTCCCCTTGCCTGACATGCAGCAAAGCCAACCTgttgacactgggttgtggtgaaggaaagtacagcatttattgcagggtgccaagcaagaagaatgggcagctcatgctcaaaagttCTGAACTCCCCAAtgactttcagggaagggtttttaaaggcaaggtgagggaggggccacagggtgtgtgatcagcttgtgctcAATCTCGGCttggttggcatcaaggtgaagtttcaagcatcattaatcttctggtttcaaccagtctgtgtctatGTGCTTGAAGTCGTAGTTTTCACCTGATGGGGTTCTGCTTCCtataaaaacaacttaggaatgtgtgtcagatatttatctatatatttcaGGGAACTGGAAGTTTGGTGACTCCGCTATCTGGCTgatttatagtctaaattgttaccagtttcccCACCCAGCAGCTattgtttttttctacttcttcacCTTTCCTAATCATTAACTCTTGAGCCAGCCTTTTAAGACTCAGGGGAAGCCTGGAAGACTAAAGCAAAAGCCTTTTTTCTTCAAAGGACAGGGACACGGGGACTTGTATATGGTTTCAGGTGGAGGCCAGTGTGCCTGGGTCTGCACAGCACAGTTCAGCACAAGGAAGAAAGGTCCTGTGTCCTACAGTATGCCTGAATATCTGACTGGACACTCATCTGAGCCTGGAGCTTGTGTCCGCTTAAATCACAGAGTAAGTTTTGCAGGATAAAGTATACTTTTGCACAGAATGTTCGTGAACACCCAGacctctttttgattttactaaGTCACTATATGAAAGGCTGAAAGACTTCTGATCTTCTGCTTCTGAATCCTGACTTTTttcatgctaagtgctttattatattttttgtgtAGTCATGAACTGAACACTTACATAGTAAAACAGATATTATCATGAAATGCTTATTATAATAAAGGAGCCCTGGGGTTAATCAGTATGAGAAGCATTGCTATAGAAAATTAAGCAATAGTAGAGAAATTCTTTCTCCACTTGTCCATGTGTGCACACATAATTCCATGTAGGAATCATTGAAAGAAAAGGACACTGGTGTGAATCTAAGTATTTAATAAGGAATGCAATCCCAATAAATTCTGTATTGCCATGTTTCTATAGAAGCCTTGAACTGATTTTCTTTTGCCAAGTCATATCAGCTAGATCTTCTTTGTGTCTGTCGTTGCAGATGGCGTTTAATGATTGCTTTAGTTTGAACTATCCTGGCAACCCTCAGCCAGGTGATTTGATTGAAGTGTTTCGTCCTGGCTATCAACACTGGGCACTGTACTTGGGTGATGGGTATGTTATCAACATAGCACCTCTAGGTAAGGTTTGTCTCCAGAAGCTCCTGGGAGCTTTTTAGTTTTCTTGTTACAAGAAGGAATCatgaaaaaatcataaaacaaaacagactagaaataaaatgtagaaagtaGATAAATCCAACTGATCTAGGTTTACAGAAGGACCTTCTAAGACTAAAGTGGCATTGAAGAAATCACAAAAGCcaattaacattaaaattttaaacctctggattaaaaaaacacagttaaaaagtaaataatcagctggggaaaatatttgccacAAACATGACAAAAGTCACAATGtctttatatataatacaaatagatTATTTCAAttcattcaacatctatttatagATTTTCCAGTGTGTGCCAAAGGCTATTCTAAATGCTAGAGATACATAAGGCAGTCCCTACAcagtggagcttacattctagtggagagagagagggagacagagacagagagagagggagagagggagagagggagagagcaagcCTGAGAGAGGGAGCATGAACAAAATACAGAAACTAATGTTAGATTAGAGATGAGTGATAATCGAGAAAATCATAGAAGCAGGATAGGAAGTGCTGGGGAGTTGTGGCTGCTGCAGTTTTAAATTAGCTGGTCAGTAACATTTGAGACATAACTTGAAAGAGGTGAAGAAACCCAGCACGTGACATTTGGGGAAAGAGTTCCTTAAGCTGAGGGAACAGCAGCGAACACCCAAATCCCAACAAACAAATGGGTAAAAGATTGTGAACAGTCTGTA contains:
- the PLAAT1 gene encoding phospholipase A and acyltransferase 1 isoform X3, producing the protein MMNFPTFQVVPPCTVLGIRNEESDSGGQCAWVCTAQFSTRKKGPVSYSMPEYLTGHSSEPGACVRLNHRMAFNDCFSLNYPGNPQPGDLIEVFRPGYQHWALYLGDGYVINIAPLDDGISASFTSAKSVFSRKALVKMQLLKDVVGNDTYRINNKYDGTYPPLPVEEVMQRSEFVAGQEVEYDLLVNNCEHFVTLLRYGEGVSEQQVLMKMV
- the PLAAT1 gene encoding phospholipase A and acyltransferase 1 isoform X4, with protein sequence MMNFPTFQVVPPCTVLGIRNEESDSGGQCAWVCTAQFSTRKKGPVSYSMPEYLTGHSSEPGACVRLNHRMAFNDCFSLNYPGNPQPGDLIEVFRPGYQHWALYLGDGYVINIAPLDDGISASFTSAKSVFSRKALVKMQLLKDVVGNDTYRINNKYDGTYPPLPVEEVMQRSEFVAGQEVEYDLLVNNCEHFVTLLRYGEGVSEQVLMKMV